One Carassius auratus strain Wakin chromosome 44, ASM336829v1, whole genome shotgun sequence genomic window carries:
- the LOC113062048 gene encoding tissue factor pathway inhibitor 2-like — protein MLRDLIGGLLLIAAVLQSAVGLQPKEDCLLQVDKGTCNDNIQRYHYNTVTQQCEEFSYSGCGGNANNFKSFLECRKACFRIPKVPQKCRFQMEEGPCRALLKHYFFNMTSMQCESFTYGGCQGNDNNFQNLQECMEYCRYLPSKKINVICNEILDEGNCLASIPRYYYNSTTETCEEFTYTGCGGSNNNFTSRQSCMDACKTGRKRLSPKDFKGYRRRVTAQTSRQKSAK, from the exons ATGTTGCGTGATTTGATTGGAGGTCTTTTGCTAATTGCTGCTGTACTGCAAAGCGCCGTCGGATTACAGCCCAAAG AAGATTGCCTTTTGCAAGTTGATAAAGGAACGTGTAATGACAACATCCAGCGCTATCATTACAATACAGTCACCCAACAGTGTGAAGAATTCAGCTATAGCGGGTGTGGAGGAAACGCAAACAACTTCAAATCCTTTTTGGAATGCCGAAAAGCATGCTTCAGGATACCAA AAGTTCCTCAAAAATGTCGTTTTCAAATGGAAGAGGGGCCCTGCCGTGCTCTCTTAAAGCATTATTTCTTCAATATGACCTCCATGCAGTGTGAGTCCTTCACTTATGGTGGCTGTCAAGGCAATGACAACAACTTTCAAAACCTTCAGGAATGTATGGAATATTGCAGATATTTACCTTCTAAAA aaatcaatGTGATTTGCAATGAAATTTTGGATGAAGGAAATTGCTTAGCTTCCATACCAAGGTATTACTACAACTCTACTACGGAGACTTGCGAGGAGTTCACATACACAGGGTGCGGAGGAAGCAACAATAACTTCACCTCCAGACAAAGCTGTATGGATGCTTGTAAAACTG GAAGAAAACGTTTGAGTCCCAAAGATTTCAAAGGATACCGAAGACGAGTAACGGCCCAGACATCAAGGCAGAAGTCAGCCAAATAA
- the LOC113061923 gene encoding zinc finger BED domain-containing protein 4-like, producing MNDAGLPSLPCAAHTLQLVVHVGLLSQRSVADALAIGRKIIGHFKHSPLAYSCFEDIQLEIGQPAKRLQQEVQTHWNSTFYMIQSLLEQKRALGVFVSEHELGLGPFEELTRKVSSSEAMAADVIPAVTVLQRFLSRETDDDHGIKTMKVTLAAAVRRRFSDVEEQPLYSIATLLDPRYKNLFFSNTNTAANAKEMLMRELLRSSREEENHDLHEPPARKPRRDQESSSLDSIFDEIADEQAPVSLNRAQVGSTAQLETYLGETTISREDKPLQYWSVNKVRFPTLAKIPLSTMQYSVNSERLFSSVSHIVNDDRNRITADHAEMILFIKKNLPLILPKST from the exons ATGAATGATGCTGGACTCCCTAGCCTACCTTGTGCCGCTCACACTCTCCAGCTGGTGGTCCACGTGGGACTTTTGTCACAGAGAAGTGTTGCTGATGCATTGGCTATCGGACGCAAAATCATTGGCCATTTTAAACATTCTCCTCTAGCCTACTCCTGCTTCGAAGACATTCAGTTAGAGATCGGTCAGCCTGCAAAACGACTACAGCAGGAAGTACAGACCCACTGGAACAGTACATTTTACATGATCCAGTCCCTGCTTGAGCAGAAACGGGCACTTGGAGTTTTTGTGTCCGAACATGAACTGGGTCTGGGTCCGTTTGAGGAGTTAACACGAAAAGTTAGCTCTTCTGAAGCTATGGCAGCAGATGTGATTCCTGCTGTCACTGTATTGCAGCGATTTCTGTCTAGAGAGACCGACGATGACCatggcatcaaaactatgaaagtGACTTTAGCTGCAGCTGTCAGGAGGCGATTTTCTGATGTGGAAGAACAACCCCTCTACAGTATCGCTACTCTACTCGACCccag gtataaaaatctttttttctctaaCACCAACACTGCTGCAAATGCCAAGGAGATGCTGATGCGTGAGCTGTTGAGGTCGTCTAGAGAAGAGGAGAATCATGACCTGCACGAACCTCCTGCCAGAAAACCACGCAGGGATCAGGAAAGCAGCAGCCTGGACAGTATATTTGATGAAATAGCAGATGAGCAAGCACCAGTCTCTCTAAACAGAGCTCAAGTAGGTTCTACTGCACAATTAGAGACATACCTAGGGGAGACCACAATTTCTCGAGAAGACAAACCACTACAATACTGGTCAGTTAACAAAGTGCGGTTCCCTACTCTGGCCAAAATACCTCTCAGCACCATGCAGTATAGTGTTAACAGTGAAAGGCTGTTCAGCTCAGTGTCACATATTGTGAATGACGACAGAAACAGAATCACAGCTGATCATGCAGAGATGATTTTGTTCATCAAAAAGAACCTGCCTCTCATTCTCCCAAAAAGTACCTAA